TGTGGAAGGGTGCGGCGCGCATCAGCAATTGCTCCATGCATCTCATCAGCCCTGACTGGTACCGCGAGCATGTGTTCCCGCGCGATGTACGCTTCTTCAAAGCCGTCGGCGGCGGACGCATGCATTACTGCGGATCGTACGGCGAGGTCATCGATGAATTCTTCAAGGTGCCCGACATCACCGGGCTTGATTTCGATATAGTGCATCATGACTTTCATGCTGTCTGCGGAAAAGCGCCCGCGCATGTCGTTCTCACCGCTACCGGCGGACCGCGAGCCGATCATCCGTTCATCAAGAGGCTCCTTGCCGGCGATTGGCCGAAGAAGCGCAACATCATCATACCTGTCGCCGCGGCGAGTATCGACGAGGGGAAGCAGCTGCTTGCGGCATTGCAGAAGAGCATGCCGTATTGAAAGACAATTCCGGATGCTGAAAGAACAAGGGCTCATGATCCCTTGTTCTCAGGTATGCGAGGATATGTCACAGTATTTCGGATTGTATATATGTCATCGTATGGTATCATGAAGCGTCATCGACAATATCAAGCATAAGGAACACACATGAAATTCGGCGTCGCAGATTACGGAATGAATGTCTGGTACGGCGGCTGTTATGATACCATGCAGCGTCTTATCGATCTCAAGAACATCGGTTACGACGGCATAGAACGCCTCGAGGCATCAAGCCCGTCGGATGCCGTTGCGAAAGCCGTCGAGTTCAAGCGCCTGGGCATGGATTTCGCCACCGTGCGCGGTCCGTCAATCGAAGCGACGATCAAATGGACGGCGGCATTCGGTAAGGAATATGTATGGGCGCAGGTGACAGGCAAGGACTTCGATACCTACTGCCGTCAGGTGAATGAGCAGGTGAAAGCGGCGTCAGCGCTCGGCGTGCGCGTTGTGCTCCATAATCATCTCGGCACGCTTGTGGAGACCGAGGAGGAGCTTGAAGCATTCCTCGCGAAATGCCCGCTCTGCGGTCTCGTGTTCGATACGGGGCATCATGCGGCCGCGGGCGGCGATCCGCTTGGCATCGTGAAACGATATTATCCGCGTATCATCGCACTGCATCTGAAGGACTGGAAGAAGACGGGCGATATATCCCCGGTGCATAATCCGAAATGGTATGACTGCGGCTACTTCACCGGCTTAGGCGAGGGGAATATCGGACAGGACAACGGCGCTATACTCAAAGCGGCGGTGAAGGTCGGCTATGACAGATGGGTATTCGTCGAGCATGATACGCATACGCAGGAAGCACTCGTGGACCTTGCCGCGAGCAGGGACTATCTGAGAAAGTCCGAACAATAGATGCAGTGAAAACGAGGCACGTATGAAAAAGATCATCCTCCTGTTCGTCTCTGTCGCCGTGTTCGGCATAACGCGCCAAACGCTTCCGCTTCAGAAAATGATCGATGAAGCGCGGGCATCCGGCACCTCGGTATCGATACCGGCGGGCGAATGGCTTATTGATACGGACGGTGTCGCAATTCGGGGCGCTACCAATCTTACCATCTCCGGTGCGGGTGACCGCACGGTGATCGTATCGTCGAACATGAAGATCATGTTCAGCATCGGCGGGTCGAAGGGCATCGTTCTTAAGGATTTCAGGATCGATTACGATCCGCTCCCGTTCACCCAGGGAACGGTGACCGCCGTCGGTCCCGATGCGGCATGGGTGGAATACGAGATACACGATGGTTATCCGCGCCTTGCGCCGCCGTACAATATGCGTACCGCGTATTTTTTCGACCCGACAACGCGTAACTGGAAACCGGATGTGCCGGACACCTATTGCCAGGCGAACGAGATCATAAGCCCGACGAAAGGGCGTATCGTCAAACCGAATCATCCGAGCGGTCTTGATTACCGCACGATCTGCGTCGGTGACCGCGTGGCCTTCGCCGTGCGCCCCGCGGCCGCGATATCGTACCGCGACTGCGAGAATGTGCGTATTGAAGATGTCGATATCCTTTCCGCGCCGGGTGCCGCCGTTATTCTCCGCTTCATGCGCGGGGATAATTATTTTCGATACAACATCGAACGAGGACCGATGCCGGAAGGCGCGAGCGAAGCACGCCTCATGTCATCGTCAGCCGACGGTTTCAATATCGCCATCGCCGAAAAAGGGCCGACGCTCGAACGCTGCGATTTCTCGTTCATGGGCGATGATTCGGTTAATTTTCACGGCGGCATACTGCCGGTCGTTCATGTCGAAAACCCTGCGACAATATGGGTGACCGACCGCTACAGCGATACGAAGCAGTTCATCGGTTTTTTACGCGGCGGCGAGAGGGCACAATTCCTCCGCTACGGAACATTCGAACCGCTGGGCGAGAGCGTCATCGTGAGCGCGGTCATGGATAACGCCGAGGTATCGCGCATCAACGACAAGCTCGTGAACGATTGGTGGTATAAGTCCACTTCCCCCGGATATTTCAAGGACCGCTCGACGTTCCACACCTACCGCATTACGCTCTCAAAGCCCGTTGCCGGCGTTTCATTCGGCGACGGGTTCGCCGTGCCCTCGCTTGAATGCGAAGGATATGCGATACGCAACTGCCATTTCCACGACCACCGCGCCATGGCGATACGCATGATGGCGGGCAACGGCGTCATCGAGGGATGCACGATCGAGCGTATAAAATACGCGGCGA
The sequence above is a segment of the Spirochaetota bacterium genome. Coding sequences within it:
- a CDS encoding sugar phosphate isomerase/epimerase; its protein translation is MKFGVADYGMNVWYGGCYDTMQRLIDLKNIGYDGIERLEASSPSDAVAKAVEFKRLGMDFATVRGPSIEATIKWTAAFGKEYVWAQVTGKDFDTYCRQVNEQVKAASALGVRVVLHNHLGTLVETEEELEAFLAKCPLCGLVFDTGHHAAAGGDPLGIVKRYYPRIIALHLKDWKKTGDISPVHNPKWYDCGYFTGLGEGNIGQDNGAILKAAVKVGYDRWVFVEHDTHTQEALVDLAASRDYLRKSEQ
- a CDS encoding carbohydrate binding domain-containing protein; this translates as MKKIILLFVSVAVFGITRQTLPLQKMIDEARASGTSVSIPAGEWLIDTDGVAIRGATNLTISGAGDRTVIVSSNMKIMFSIGGSKGIVLKDFRIDYDPLPFTQGTVTAVGPDAAWVEYEIHDGYPRLAPPYNMRTAYFFDPTTRNWKPDVPDTYCQANEIISPTKGRIVKPNHPSGLDYRTICVGDRVAFAVRPAAAISYRDCENVRIEDVDILSAPGAAVILRFMRGDNYFRYNIERGPMPEGASEARLMSSSADGFNIAIAEKGPTLERCDFSFMGDDSVNFHGGILPVVHVENPATIWVTDRYSDTKQFIGFLRGGERAQFLRYGTFEPLGESVIVSAVMDNAEVSRINDKLVNDWWYKSTSPGYFKDRSTFHTYRITLSKPVAGVSFGDGFAVPSLECEGYAIRNCHFHDHRAMAIRMMAGNGVIEGCTIERIKYAAITMGPEYAGWSETGWVKNIVVRNNVIRDVCQDQASYAEKTYYPGALSIFPALRANPDKLPVSAHNSNIVIQSNVIDGASTAAIYINGGRDVAISGNIIRNVNRVNGEKTASEANARTDHAIVVFNSMNVSERDNTFGPPGPFSKGNFKDFGFIRAEKKERVAVSYALLSAEADAANWNALSVDTMNKREGGVSFKWERANAGVALQSAALSRNDWSDCDHLSFWLYAEKDNGAAIVITITSPQKSELDNYYMKKIVTAQGWQQITIRFKDLEVMRSPKGWSNVSKIAFNLIGWGAVRKPDTVLSISDIRIGYDPALQ